Proteins encoded in a region of the Melioribacteraceae bacterium genome:
- a CDS encoding putative LPS assembly protein LptD, with the protein MRLFITILFLPVLLFAQQKDSTVSKVLSDSLGITSADSLSSDSTRTKKNSDVDAVVSASSLDSLIYNVRNKKMFLYGSGDLKYKQTDLKSGKIFVDYDRNEIEAFGITDTSDTAKVKLKQTPVLTEGSDVYEGSRIKYNFKTQQGFISLAKNKEQTSRYEGEKVKKIDKDTYFIESGIFTTCEEDTPHTYFSASEMKVIQRDKIIAKWIFMHIGGVPFPIPLPFAVIPNESGRRSGIIIPTFGQEFRRGQYFRNFGYFFALSDYFDLALTGDYFTKGGYGLRSRLRYAKRYDFSGSFNAGYSKIIFGEETDPGRQEQTDWNFSLYHNQQIDPTSRLDVNLQFQSSNFFRNNSINYNDLLSQDIISNATYSKRWDESGNSLSINYSRTQNLSTGNIYESLPNIYFSKNITYPFKREGAEAIGDQKWYELIAYTYSGQFRNERRKTEGNLKIRGGVQHDLSFNASPKIGYFNVSPRIGYQEKWYNKRTKIENRVIEDIDPVTGKVNKRDTLVVSDLKELNFVRTFDMSVSASTKLYGIMQPNMLGIESFRHTLMPSISYSYQPDFADNTWGYYDSYTKSNGEVVYYDKYQNEIFGGAMAGQRQSLSFSLGNVFEIKTMKDPNDTTKNAEANKIQLLNLNASIGYNFAADSMKLSDLSLSYRTQIGQILSFDGSSTFTFYDYEGNFRVNRFLASAGKGLFRLTNFNFSISTNLIGEADQNRNSAPKRPGEDYGAFQKADYITLYDENESPDLSIPWNLNLSYNYNLVKTTPNQSIAFSNLSADLGFSLTKNWKFTVRGSYDFEQKQIITPQISIYRDLHCWEMNFTWNPIGTYRGFMFEIRMKAPELQDIKVSKSRGLYSGRR; encoded by the coding sequence ATGAGATTATTTATAACGATATTATTTCTCCCGGTTCTCCTTTTTGCACAGCAGAAGGATTCAACCGTCTCAAAGGTCTTAAGCGACTCACTCGGAATTACATCCGCTGATTCACTCTCTTCGGATTCAACCCGCACTAAAAAAAACAGCGACGTGGATGCAGTCGTTTCAGCATCCTCTCTGGATTCGCTGATCTATAATGTCAGGAATAAAAAAATGTTCCTCTACGGTTCCGGCGACCTTAAATACAAACAGACCGATCTTAAGAGCGGGAAAATATTCGTCGACTATGATAGAAACGAAATAGAAGCTTTCGGTATAACCGATACTTCAGATACCGCCAAAGTAAAATTGAAACAGACTCCCGTCCTTACTGAAGGGAGTGATGTTTACGAAGGTTCGAGAATCAAATATAATTTTAAAACGCAGCAGGGATTTATCTCGTTAGCAAAGAACAAGGAACAGACATCCCGCTACGAAGGGGAAAAAGTAAAGAAGATTGATAAAGATACCTACTTCATCGAGAGCGGAATTTTTACAACCTGCGAAGAAGACACTCCCCATACCTATTTCTCCGCGAGTGAAATGAAAGTTATTCAGCGGGATAAAATAATTGCCAAGTGGATCTTCATGCATATCGGCGGAGTCCCTTTCCCCATACCGCTTCCGTTCGCCGTAATTCCGAATGAATCGGGAAGACGGTCCGGAATAATTATCCCTACATTCGGACAGGAATTCAGGCGCGGGCAGTACTTCAGGAATTTCGGATACTTCTTTGCTCTAAGCGATTATTTCGACCTCGCTCTTACAGGCGATTACTTTACAAAAGGGGGCTACGGACTCAGGAGCCGGCTCAGATACGCCAAGCGTTACGATTTTTCCGGATCATTCAATGCCGGTTACTCAAAAATTATTTTCGGCGAAGAGACCGATCCGGGCAGACAGGAACAGACCGACTGGAATTTTTCACTCTATCATAACCAGCAGATCGATCCAACATCACGGCTCGATGTTAATCTTCAATTTCAGTCATCCAACTTTTTCAGGAATAACAGCATCAACTACAACGACCTTTTATCCCAGGATATTATTTCTAACGCCACATACAGCAAGAGATGGGACGAATCCGGTAACAGTCTCTCTATCAATTACAGCAGGACTCAGAACCTCTCTACCGGAAACATCTACGAATCGCTTCCGAATATTTATTTCTCGAAAAACATTACATATCCATTCAAGAGAGAGGGAGCCGAAGCAATCGGAGATCAGAAGTGGTATGAGCTAATCGCCTATACTTATTCCGGACAGTTCAGGAATGAAAGAAGAAAGACGGAAGGGAACCTGAAGATACGCGGCGGGGTTCAGCACGACCTTTCTTTCAACGCTTCTCCCAAAATCGGTTACTTTAATGTATCGCCGAGGATAGGATACCAGGAGAAATGGTACAACAAAAGAACTAAAATTGAGAACAGGGTAATAGAGGATATTGATCCGGTCACTGGAAAAGTGAATAAGCGCGATACGCTCGTTGTGTCCGATCTTAAAGAACTTAATTTTGTCCGGACTTTCGATATGAGCGTCTCAGCGTCAACCAAACTTTACGGCATTATGCAGCCGAATATGCTTGGGATAGAATCCTTCCGTCATACATTGATGCCTTCCATCTCATATTCATACCAGCCGGACTTTGCGGATAACACATGGGGATATTACGATTCGTATACAAAGTCGAACGGTGAAGTTGTTTATTACGATAAATACCAGAACGAAATTTTCGGCGGCGCAATGGCCGGTCAAAGACAGAGTCTCAGCTTCTCGCTCGGCAACGTATTTGAAATTAAGACGATGAAGGACCCGAACGATACAACTAAGAATGCGGAGGCGAATAAGATTCAGCTCCTCAATCTCAACGCGAGCATCGGTTATAATTTTGCCGCCGACAGTATGAAATTATCCGACCTCTCTCTAAGCTACAGAACGCAGATAGGGCAGATACTCAGTTTCGACGGAAGCTCCACTTTTACATTTTACGATTACGAAGGGAATTTCAGGGTAAACCGTTTTCTCGCGTCGGCGGGGAAGGGATTATTCAGGCTTACCAATTTTAATTTTTCTATTTCAACAAATCTGATCGGCGAGGCGGACCAAAACAGAAACAGCGCTCCCAAGCGGCCCGGCGAGGATTACGGAGCGTTCCAGAAAGCCGATTATATTACGCTCTATGACGAGAATGAATCGCCCGACCTCTCAATACCCTGGAATCTGAACCTGAGCTATAATTATAACCTTGTAAAGACAACGCCGAACCAGTCGATTGCATTTTCGAATCTAAGCGCGGACCTCGGATTCAGTCTTACGAAGAACTGGAAGTTCACAGTAAGAGGCAGTTACGATTTCGAGCAGAAGCAGATTATTACGCCGCAGATTTCTATCTACCGCGACCTTCACTGCTGGGAGATGAATTTTACATGGAACCCGATCGGTACATACCGCGGATTCATGTTCGAGATACGGATGAAAGCCCCCGAGCTTCAGGATATTAAAGTGAGCAAATCGAGAGGATTGTACTCCGGCAGAAGGTGA
- a CDS encoding NAD(P)/FAD-dependent oxidoreductase: protein MRNKVVIIGGGFGGLSAAKALKNADVEITLIDKTNHHLFQPLLYQVATAALSPADIAAPIRSILRYQKNAKVIMGEVKGIDTVNRKVILDDDQFEFDYLIAAIGSRHSYFGKDEWENYAPGLKTMDDALQIRESILLAFEKAERLNDPDLIEKYLTFVIVGGGPTGVELAGAISEIARNTMLKDFRNIDTSRTNVILVEAAGRLLSQFDPDLSRKAKEDIEKLGVKVVLNSSVTMINENGVFLNDELIQTNNVIWAAGNSVSGILKELYAEYDRAGRVIVEDDCSIKNHPEIFVIGDAALFKENEKILPAIAPVAIQQGKFVAKIIAKGIGKEARPRFKYFDKGIMATIGKAKAVMQISGFKTSGLFAWLSWVFIHILYLISFRNRYKVLVEWIWLYITNRNGIRLITRKHEL, encoded by the coding sequence TTGAGAAATAAAGTAGTAATTATCGGCGGTGGTTTCGGCGGACTTAGTGCCGCCAAAGCACTGAAGAATGCCGATGTTGAAATAACACTCATCGATAAAACCAATCATCATTTATTCCAGCCGTTACTTTATCAGGTTGCTACGGCGGCATTATCGCCGGCTGATATTGCTGCGCCTATCAGGTCGATACTGCGCTATCAGAAAAACGCTAAAGTGATTATGGGCGAAGTAAAAGGGATTGATACTGTCAACCGCAAAGTAATCCTGGATGATGATCAGTTCGAATTCGATTATCTGATTGCTGCCATAGGATCGAGGCATTCTTACTTCGGTAAGGATGAATGGGAGAATTATGCTCCCGGATTAAAAACTATGGACGACGCCCTTCAAATACGCGAAAGTATTCTTCTCGCCTTCGAAAAGGCGGAGCGCCTTAATGACCCGGACCTGATAGAAAAATATTTGACGTTTGTTATTGTCGGCGGCGGACCTACCGGTGTAGAACTTGCCGGCGCCATCTCCGAAATTGCGCGCAATACAATGCTGAAAGATTTTAGAAATATCGATACCTCCAGGACAAATGTTATTCTTGTGGAAGCGGCCGGACGGCTTCTGAGCCAGTTTGATCCGGATTTGAGCAGAAAAGCTAAAGAGGATATTGAAAAACTCGGAGTTAAAGTTGTTTTGAACAGTTCCGTTACAATGATAAATGAAAACGGCGTCTTCCTGAATGATGAATTGATACAGACTAATAATGTTATCTGGGCGGCGGGGAATAGCGTATCGGGAATTCTGAAAGAGCTTTATGCGGAATACGACAGGGCCGGACGGGTTATTGTTGAAGATGACTGCAGCATTAAAAACCATCCGGAAATATTTGTTATTGGTGATGCCGCTTTGTTTAAAGAGAATGAAAAGATTCTGCCGGCAATTGCGCCGGTCGCAATTCAGCAGGGAAAGTTCGTCGCTAAGATCATCGCTAAAGGAATCGGTAAAGAAGCGCGGCCGCGCTTCAAGTATTTTGATAAAGGGATTATGGCAACAATCGGAAAAGCTAAAGCTGTTATGCAGATAAGCGGATTTAAAACTTCCGGATTGTTCGCGTGGCTTTCGTGGGTCTTTATTCACATCCTCTACCTGATCAGCTTCCGGAACCGTTATAAAGTCCTGGTAGAATGGATCTGGCTCTATATTACTAACCGGAATGGCATTAGACTGATAACCCGGAAACATGAACTATAA
- a CDS encoding DUF4097 family beta strand repeat-containing protein gives MNSMTGKSVTKKVFWILLITLIGTVFATDLLADNLKLIKEKSFQVKPGENLLVDASGADIKIESWNKDEVYVKIFGNRKAEEKMEFKIERTSDGVEVYAKKESSWFFNWGGGYSVKIEVYMPARYNNNIETSGGDILIQNVEGKFKLDTSGGDIDLKNTSGELRCKTSGGDITLSNHNGYADVSTSGGDIKTYGHKGDLLSSTSGGDILIEAGNGKISAKTSGGDIEIKYDGNNQGIYASTSGGDIKLALPANLKASVDLATSGGDIDCYFNNYKTTKVSRGKLKGEFNDGGESIVCKTTGGDIVVRDK, from the coding sequence ATGAACAGCATGACCGGCAAATCGGTAACAAAAAAAGTATTCTGGATACTTTTAATTACACTTATAGGAACTGTCTTCGCGACGGATCTATTAGCTGATAATTTGAAATTGATAAAAGAGAAATCCTTTCAGGTAAAACCGGGTGAAAATCTTCTTGTTGATGCTTCCGGTGCTGATATTAAAATTGAAAGCTGGAATAAAGATGAAGTCTATGTAAAGATCTTCGGTAACCGTAAAGCCGAAGAAAAAATGGAATTTAAAATCGAAAGAACATCGGACGGTGTAGAAGTATACGCTAAGAAAGAGAGCTCCTGGTTCTTCAACTGGGGAGGTGGCTACAGTGTTAAAATTGAAGTTTATATGCCTGCCCGTTATAATAACAATATCGAAACTTCCGGCGGCGATATTTTAATTCAGAATGTTGAAGGTAAATTCAAACTTGATACATCAGGCGGCGATATCGATCTTAAAAATACTTCCGGTGAACTAAGATGCAAAACTTCCGGCGGTGATATTACTCTTTCGAATCATAACGGCTATGCTGACGTTTCAACTTCGGGCGGCGATATTAAAACCTACGGACATAAAGGCGACCTGCTTTCATCCACTTCCGGCGGTGATATACTCATTGAAGCCGGCAACGGAAAAATCTCAGCAAAAACTTCCGGCGGGGATATCGAAATAAAATATGACGGTAACAATCAAGGAATTTATGCTTCAACATCAGGCGGTGATATTAAACTCGCTCTGCCGGCAAACCTTAAAGCATCGGTCGATTTGGCTACTTCAGGGGGGGATATCGACTGCTATTTCAATAATTACAAAACTACAAAAGTCAGCCGTGGAAAACTGAAAGGGGAGTTTAACGACGGCGGCGAATCGATTGTCTGTAAAACCACGGGCGGCGATATAGTTGTCCGCGACAAATAA
- a CDS encoding DUF2164 domain-containing protein gives MSIISFTKQEKEELVSKIQEYFADKLDQELGRFEAEFLLNFIADVIGPYFYNKGIHDSQAMLQKKVDEIIEAIDSLEKPLNIRRKRED, from the coding sequence ATGTCAATCATCAGTTTTACGAAGCAGGAAAAAGAGGAATTAGTTTCGAAGATACAGGAGTACTTTGCGGACAAATTAGACCAGGAGCTCGGCCGGTTCGAAGCCGAGTTCCTGCTCAACTTTATTGCGGACGTGATAGGTCCCTACTTCTACAATAAAGGGATTCACGATTCCCAGGCAATGCTTCAAAAGAAAGTTGATGAGATAATAGAAGCGATCGATTCGTTGGAGAAACCGCTTAACATACGAAGGAAGCGGGAAGACTAA
- a CDS encoding DUF5103 domain-containing protein translates to MRRNLLSLIFFVILSGRITVAADFQIKSLRVYSSADQTEFPLIDMKDSTRQTITIEFDLQSTYIPNLNIVFRFCNSGWVPYDNVFLMNPGYNTEYNLWFERLPLRIKGARYHYSGNFPNRNVTFPFSGKWIFQIVDSQNPDKVFATGRFYVVNPEVRIYSQINNERAQSFNSETADLNRTYIIRNTFDLPDSHFAAYVKSVEIIENRKIADPVVINRNQYSPTRFYEWNGANRFTFIARDLLPGNEYRQTDLRDYNRFNTQNVNAQYDGIETSNFFKKGRRDLNGASFLTDFRNDYAEYLNVNFRIRPPDNITDPVFLVGSFNNWKVLPEYEMFDDNGLLNLSIELKRGIYDYQFVTAEIYENRINNVDWNILEGNYWDTLNEYHVFVFYETPEKGGYDKIIGYKKIKSGELWRN, encoded by the coding sequence ATGCGTAGAAATTTATTAAGCCTCATCTTTTTTGTAATTCTGTCAGGCCGGATAACTGTCGCAGCCGATTTCCAGATAAAAAGCCTCCGAGTTTATTCGTCAGCCGATCAGACCGAATTCCCGCTGATTGACATGAAAGATTCTACGCGGCAGACCATTACAATCGAGTTTGATCTCCAGTCAACCTACATCCCGAATTTAAATATTGTATTCAGATTCTGTAATTCCGGGTGGGTCCCTTATGATAATGTTTTTCTAATGAATCCCGGGTACAATACGGAATACAATCTCTGGTTTGAACGCCTCCCTTTAAGAATTAAAGGGGCACGGTATCACTATTCCGGAAATTTCCCTAATCGAAATGTCACTTTCCCTTTCTCCGGAAAGTGGATCTTTCAGATAGTCGATTCTCAGAATCCGGACAAGGTCTTTGCGACAGGCAGGTTTTATGTAGTCAATCCTGAAGTCCGTATCTATTCACAAATTAATAATGAAAGGGCTCAGTCATTTAATTCCGAAACTGCTGATTTGAACAGGACTTATATCATACGCAACACATTTGATCTTCCCGATTCACATTTCGCGGCTTATGTCAAATCTGTCGAAATAATTGAGAACAGGAAAATTGCTGATCCGGTGGTAATAAACCGGAATCAGTATTCACCGACACGTTTTTACGAATGGAACGGTGCGAACCGTTTTACTTTTATCGCGAGGGATCTTCTCCCGGGCAATGAGTACAGGCAGACTGATCTTCGTGATTATAACCGTTTCAATACTCAGAATGTAAATGCACAGTACGACGGAATTGAAACCTCCAATTTTTTTAAGAAAGGAAGAAGAGACCTCAACGGCGCTTCCTTCCTAACAGACTTCCGGAACGATTATGCCGAATACCTGAATGTAAATTTCCGCATCAGGCCTCCGGATAATATAACCGACCCTGTCTTTCTTGTCGGAAGTTTTAATAACTGGAAAGTTCTCCCGGAATATGAAATGTTCGATGACAACGGTCTTCTGAACCTGAGCATTGAACTGAAAAGGGGGATCTACGATTACCAGTTCGTAACGGCGGAGATTTATGAGAATAGAATAAACAATGTTGACTGGAATATTCTTGAGGGAAATTACTGGGATACATTAAACGAGTATCATGTTTTTGTCTTTTACGAAACTCCTGAAAAAGGAGGTTATGATAAAATAATCGGTTATAAAAAGATTAAATCCGGAGAGTTATGGAGAAACTGA
- a CDS encoding ROK family protein: protein MPKKYAIGVDLGGTSIKAGLVDEKGKIIEKISIDSMAHNGPEAVVEQIIKGVKQILKKRNHKILGIGIGSPGTIRTKKGTVENPPNFPGWEKVHLGNIIKKEFKVEVFVENDANAAAIGELIYGAGKRFNNFIMITLGTGVGGGIIIDKKIYRGEVGGAGELGHVTIDYNGVPCKCGSFGCVEAYIGNSYLIERVKTELQQNKQSQIHKLAGNNLDYLTPKIIHDAAEAGDKFAQSVIVDTGKRLGYGLSNAVNILDITTIIIGGGVAGFGELLFSSVSETLKSRVMKPFQSRIVVLPARLKNEAGIKGASALVFYKS, encoded by the coding sequence ATGCCTAAGAAATACGCAATCGGAGTCGACCTGGGCGGGACATCAATAAAAGCCGGACTCGTTGATGAAAAAGGGAAGATAATAGAAAAGATATCGATCGACAGCATGGCCCACAACGGACCCGAAGCTGTGGTCGAACAAATTATAAAAGGCGTTAAGCAGATTTTAAAGAAACGGAACCATAAAATTCTCGGAATCGGAATCGGATCGCCCGGAACAATCCGCACTAAGAAGGGAACGGTTGAGAATCCGCCCAACTTTCCGGGCTGGGAAAAAGTGCACCTCGGTAATATCATTAAAAAGGAATTCAAGGTTGAAGTCTTTGTCGAGAACGATGCAAACGCCGCGGCCATCGGTGAACTGATTTACGGGGCGGGGAAAAGATTTAATAACTTTATTATGATTACTCTCGGTACCGGAGTAGGCGGCGGAATTATAATCGATAAAAAAATCTACCGCGGCGAAGTAGGCGGCGCCGGAGAGCTCGGGCACGTAACAATCGATTATAACGGCGTACCGTGCAAATGCGGTTCATTCGGATGCGTGGAAGCTTATATCGGCAACAGCTACCTGATAGAACGGGTTAAAACCGAACTTCAGCAGAATAAACAGTCGCAGATTCATAAACTTGCCGGCAACAATCTCGATTATCTAACGCCTAAAATTATACACGACGCTGCGGAAGCGGGCGATAAATTTGCGCAGTCGGTAATTGTAGATACCGGTAAAAGACTCGGGTACGGCCTGAGCAACGCGGTAAACATTCTCGACATAACCACAATCATTATCGGCGGCGGTGTTGCGGGCTTCGGCGAGCTGCTCTTCTCGTCCGTATCAGAAACTCTTAAAAGCAGGGTGATGAAACCGTTCCAGAGCAGAATTGTTGTTCTACCCGCGCGGCTTAAAAATGAGGCGGGCATTAAAGGCGCGTCGGCTCTTGTATTCTATAAATCCTGA
- a CDS encoding Gfo/Idh/MocA family oxidoreductase, translating into MEKLKVGVIGTGHLGKLHTKLFREVEGSEFIGIYDKDPEKSGAVAGEFQVKAFESLDDLISKVDAVSIVATTSAHYELAKYAFEKGKHVFVEKPITATIAEGEELVKIADQKNLFFQVGHIERFNPALISLEKYALNPLFIQTDRLSQFNPRGTDVAVVLDLMIHDIDIILSLVKSEVANVSASGVAVVSDTIDIANARLEFENGAVANVTASRISQKKMRKMRMFQRDTYITLDFITGVSEVYRLVSPGDIPENPFISFGEIGIGEKKKAVVYEQPEQKEINALKHELQLFVNSVRNKTKPAVTGADGLKALKVAEMIIKKIEESIARAQVN; encoded by the coding sequence ATGGAGAAACTGAAAGTAGGAGTAATTGGTACAGGGCATTTAGGAAAACTTCACACAAAATTATTCAGGGAGGTTGAAGGATCGGAATTCATCGGCATCTATGATAAAGATCCGGAAAAATCCGGTGCGGTTGCGGGCGAATTCCAGGTTAAAGCGTTTGAATCTCTGGACGACCTTATTTCGAAAGTTGATGCGGTCTCGATAGTCGCCACTACAAGCGCTCATTATGAACTTGCCAAGTACGCATTTGAAAAGGGCAAACATGTATTTGTCGAAAAGCCGATAACTGCCACAATTGCCGAAGGTGAGGAACTTGTTAAAATTGCGGATCAGAAGAACCTCTTTTTCCAGGTCGGCCACATTGAAAGATTCAATCCCGCGCTTATATCGCTTGAAAAATATGCGCTTAATCCGTTGTTTATCCAGACCGACAGGCTCTCGCAATTCAATCCGAGAGGAACTGATGTCGCGGTTGTACTCGATCTGATGATTCACGACATCGATATAATCCTGAGCCTCGTGAAAAGCGAAGTAGCCAACGTTAGCGCGAGCGGTGTCGCAGTTGTATCGGACACTATCGATATTGCCAACGCCCGTCTCGAATTTGAAAACGGAGCAGTAGCCAATGTTACAGCGAGCAGAATTTCGCAGAAGAAAATGCGGAAGATGAGAATGTTCCAGCGGGATACTTATATTACGCTCGATTTTATAACAGGCGTTTCGGAAGTCTATAGGCTCGTCTCGCCCGGCGATATTCCGGAGAATCCCTTTATTTCATTCGGCGAGATCGGAATAGGCGAAAAGAAGAAAGCAGTCGTTTACGAACAGCCGGAACAGAAGGAGATAAATGCTTTGAAGCACGAGCTCCAGCTATTTGTAAATTCGGTCCGGAATAAAACTAAACCGGCAGTAACAGGGGCTGACGGATTGAAAGCCCTTAAAGTAGCCGAAATGATTATTAAAAAAATTGAGGAGTCGATTGCACGTGCGCAGGTTAATTAG
- a CDS encoding phosphatase PAP2 family protein, translating into MPALFHKRKNFLLFSIIVIIAYQDVFPQNELNFRQFGRETEKFINQPGKWESGDWGMIGLAAASSFLLMQFDESIRDEVILNRAGETNFAVEFGRIWGEPYNTALISGINTLSGIVNDDYLNRKVAFEIIQSALYTGLITQLMKITFGRSRPYNDNGAFSFAPLTLFSDDDWSFPSGHTSLGFSLSTILSENTSNGTLKILYYVPAILTAYSRVYEDKHWVSDVFIGALIGYSVGKWVSKIHKQNEGTAQPVQSFYISIPL; encoded by the coding sequence ATGCCGGCACTATTTCACAAGAGAAAGAATTTTCTCCTTTTCTCTATCATTGTTATAATTGCATATCAGGATGTTTTCCCGCAAAACGAGTTGAATTTCAGGCAATTCGGAAGGGAAACGGAAAAATTCATAAATCAGCCCGGGAAATGGGAATCGGGTGACTGGGGAATGATCGGACTTGCAGCCGCTTCCTCATTTTTATTAATGCAGTTTGATGAATCAATCCGGGATGAAGTGATTCTTAACCGGGCCGGGGAGACAAATTTTGCAGTAGAGTTCGGCAGAATCTGGGGAGAACCATATAACACTGCATTGATAAGCGGAATAAATACCCTCTCGGGAATTGTGAATGATGACTATCTGAATAGAAAAGTCGCTTTCGAAATTATTCAGTCGGCACTCTACACCGGATTGATAACTCAGCTTATGAAGATAACATTCGGCAGGTCACGGCCTTACAATGATAACGGCGCATTCAGTTTTGCACCTCTTACTCTGTTCAGCGACGATGACTGGTCATTCCCTTCCGGCCATACAAGTCTCGGTTTCTCACTTTCAACAATACTCTCGGAAAACACGAGCAACGGTACATTAAAAATTCTCTATTATGTTCCGGCAATATTAACAGCATATTCAAGAGTATATGAGGATAAACACTGGGTCTCGGATGTATTCATCGGCGCGTTGATCGGATATTCAGTGGGAAAGTGGGTCTCAAAAATTCATAAACAGAATGAAGGGACGGCTCAACCGGTACAAAGTTTTTATATCTCAATCCCTCTTTAA
- a CDS encoding NAD(P)(+) transhydrogenase (Re/Si-specific) subunit beta has translation MRILIEISYLIASVLFIFGIKYLSSPKTARKGNFLSALGMFIAIIVTLFDQHVLTFEWIIIGFIIGGLIGVLMATKTPMTGMPQMVGLLNGFGGGASLLVALSEYYKMKNFPAWTFNDATNITVVLSLIIGAVTFSGSLIAFGKLQGIVTGKVVKYPGQHPINVLLFIGVIAAGVFFVIDPTLETLVLLIAAVSLLLGVLLVLPIGGADMPVAISLLNSYSGLAASATGFVLQNNQLIIAGALVGASGIILTLIMCRGMNRSLLNVVMGGWESAGSTGPAVASASSPKGQVKSVDSEELAMIFDAAENIIIVPGYGMAVAQAQHAVRDLVNILESRGKKVRFAIHPVAGRMPGHMNVLLAEAQISYDKMLSMEEINDDFPNTDISLIIGANDVVNPAARNDKSSPIYGMPILNVDYSKTVVINKRSMNVGYAGIENELFFYPNSLMYFGDSKDAVAKLTQELKNL, from the coding sequence ATGAGAATATTAATAGAGATTTCATATTTAATTGCATCAGTACTCTTCATCTTCGGAATAAAATATTTAAGTTCACCAAAGACTGCGCGTAAAGGAAATTTCCTTTCTGCTCTCGGCATGTTCATCGCCATCATAGTTACTCTCTTCGATCAGCATGTTCTTACATTCGAGTGGATTATAATTGGATTTATAATAGGCGGATTAATAGGAGTCTTAATGGCTACCAAAACGCCTATGACCGGTATGCCCCAGATGGTGGGACTATTAAACGGATTCGGCGGAGGCGCATCGTTACTTGTAGCGCTTTCGGAATATTATAAAATGAAAAACTTTCCAGCATGGACATTTAACGATGCAACCAATATAACCGTGGTGCTCAGTTTGATTATCGGTGCCGTTACGTTTAGCGGATCACTGATTGCATTCGGGAAATTGCAGGGAATAGTTACAGGCAAGGTTGTTAAATACCCGGGACAGCACCCGATAAATGTTCTTCTCTTTATCGGAGTGATTGCTGCAGGAGTCTTTTTCGTAATCGATCCGACATTAGAAACGTTGGTTCTCCTGATCGCTGCTGTATCACTTCTTCTTGGAGTACTTCTGGTACTTCCGATAGGTGGAGCAGATATGCCGGTAGCAATTTCTCTTCTTAATTCTTATTCAGGCCTGGCTGCATCGGCAACAGGATTTGTACTACAGAACAACCAGTTAATAATTGCCGGAGCTCTTGTGGGAGCTTCAGGAATAATTCTTACGCTTATTATGTGCAGAGGCATGAACAGATCACTTCTCAATGTTGTAATGGGCGGTTGGGAAAGCGCCGGCTCAACTGGCCCGGCAGTTGCAAGCGCATCATCGCCAAAGGGACAGGTTAAATCGGTCGATTCCGAAGAACTTGCTATGATCTTTGATGCCGCGGAAAATATTATTATCGTTCCCGGATACGGTATGGCCGTTGCACAGGCCCAGCATGCGGTTAGAGACCTTGTTAACATACTTGAGTCTAGAGGAAAGAAAGTCCGGTTTGCTATTCATCCGGTTGCCGGCAGAATGCCCGGTCATATGAATGTCCTATTGGCAGAAGCGCAGATCTCCTATGATAAGATGCTCTCAATGGAGGAGATAAACGACGACTTCCCGAATACCGACATCTCTCTTATAATCGGTGCTAACGATGTTGTTAATCCGGCCGCTCGAAACGATAAGAGCAGTCCGATTTACGGAATGCCGATCCTGAACGTCGATTATTCCAAAACCGTGGTTATAAACAAGCGTTCCATGAATGTTGGTTATGCCGGAATTGAAAACGAATTGTTCTTCTATCCTAATTCGCTTATGTATTTCGGCGATTCAAAAGATGCGGTTGCCAAACTTACACAGGAATTAAAAAATCTCTAA